From the Manis pentadactyla isolate mManPen7 chromosome 7, mManPen7.hap1, whole genome shotgun sequence genome, one window contains:
- the LOC130684359 gene encoding contactin-associated protein-like 5 — protein MFQEPYPVTKNASLPSSVMYADAALSKENIAVSIVTAQVPSLLLYISSSQDALAVLLCDNGECRQQEAQAFQEKENAPASHVTRLGSRLCPLGSDALGRTRLGERYEH, from the exons ATGTTTCAAGAACCGTACCCGGTGACCAAGAATGCAAGCCTCCCATCCTCAGTGATGTATGCGGATGCAGCTCTATCCAAGGAAAACATTGCAGTTAGCATCGTGACAGCCCAGGTGCCCAGCCTCCTGCTTTACATCAGTTCTTCTCAGGATGCCCTGGCCGTCCTGCTCTGCGACAATGGTGAATGCCGACAGCAAGAAGCCCAGGCATTTCAG GAGAAGGAAAATGCCCCAGCCAGCCACGTCACACGGCTCggctccaggctctgccctctgGGTTCGGACGCCTTGGGGAGGACCCGGCTGGGTGAACGCTATGAACACTGA